From Lolium perenne isolate Kyuss_39 chromosome 5, Kyuss_2.0, whole genome shotgun sequence, a single genomic window includes:
- the LOC127302284 gene encoding uncharacterized protein, whose product MMPIPGVLVQSLAERKVSPCYQDDASQTGSPIPEDIWHHICSFLPMKDVARAARVSHVFLRAWRCHPNLTFSKTIMGLSKESRGQGKITRDYNNKIGHILKNHGGIGVKILNLEFYGPYNLKTSHCLDSWLQIALTPGIEELTLTLYPKRKQTLEEENYNLPLSLLSNGSGNSIRALNFLGCAFRPTVDLGCMRSLTSLSLCFVHITGDELGFLLSNSISLEILNLSCCVEIIFIKIPCLLKHLSHLTVSDCYVLQVIESKAPNISSFTFDFKDRNVDLLLGESLQVKEIEICHPCVLRDARTMLPSSTPNLQTLTICSIDEESSTPMLPSKFLHLKYLVITVMECAFPAHYDLFSLVSFLDASPCLETFDLDVRMILHEHDMNVEDLSQLEGIPGHRYGNLRRVRITGFCFRKSLVMLTCHILENTPSLECITLDTCGGTACSGDEVGS is encoded by the exons ATGATGCCCATCCCAG GTGTATTGGTTCAATCATTAGCAGAAAGGAAGGTCTCACCCTGCTATCAAGATGACGCTTCTCAAACTGGCTCACCAATTCCGGAG GATATCTGGCATCATATATGTTCTTTTCTGCCAATGAAGGATGTTGCGCGTGCTGCTCGTGTGTCTCACGTCTTTCTACGCGCTTGGAGGTGCCATCCCAACCTCACCTTTAGTAAGACAATAATGGGATTAAGCAAAGAATCTCGTGGACAGGGTAAAATAACAAGAGACTACAACAACAAAATTGGCCATATTCTGAAGAATCACGGAGGCATTGGTGTGAAGATACTAAACCTTGAATTCTATGGTCCTTATAATCTCAAAACCAGCCACTGTCTTGATAGTTGGCTCCAGATTGCTCTTACCCCAGGGATAGAAGAACTCACCCTTACACTGTATCCAAAGAGGAAGCAGACATTAGAAGAGGAAAACTACAACTTACCATTGTCACTTTTATCTAATGGGAGTGGGAACTCTATTCGTGCACTGAACTTCTTAGGTTGTGCCTTCCGCCCCACTGTAGACTTGGGTTGCATGAGAAGCCTGACAAGTCTGTCTCTATGTTTTGTGCATATTACTGGGGATGAGTTGGGGTTCCTTCTTTCCAATTCTATTTCTCTGGAGATATTGAACCTTAGCTGTTGCGTTgagataatcttcatcaagataccTTGCCTGTTGAAGCACCTGAGCCACCTGACAGTGTCCGATTGTTATGTGCTGCAAGTGATAGAAAGCAAAGCTCCAAATATATCCAGTTTTACTTTTGACTTTAAGGATAGAAACGTAGACCTATTACTTGGAGAATCATTGCAAGTGAAGGAAATAGAGATATGCCATCCTTGTGTTCTTCGTGATGCTCGTACCATGCTCCCGTCCAGTACGCCAAATCTTCAAACTCTTACCATATGTTCGATTGACGAG GAATCTAGCACGCCAATGTTACCAAGCAAATTCCTACACCTCAAATATTTAGTTATTACTGTAATGGAATGCGCCTTTCCTGCACACTATGATCTTTTCTCGCTTGTTTCTTTTCTTGACGCGTCTCCTTGCTTGGAGACTTTCGACCTAGAT GTACGAATGATACTACATGAGCATGACATGAATGTCGAAGACCTCTCACAGTTGGAGGGGATTCCAGGACACCGCTATGGCAATCTTAGGCGTGTGAGGATCACTGGGTTCTGCTTCAGAAAGAGCTTGGTTATGCTCACATGTCATATCCTTGAGAATACACCATCGCTTGAGTGCATTACACTTGACACTTGTGGCGGGACTGCATGTTCCGGCGACGAAGTTGGCTCATAG